The Natronincola ferrireducens genome includes a window with the following:
- the glmM gene encoding phosphoglucosamine mutase produces MGKLFGTDGVRGIANKELTPELAYKLGRIGAYILLKEKVKGKVVIGKDTRKSGDLLEAAMTAGFLSMGIDVISLGVLPTPAVAYLTRHLQADCGVVISASHNPAEYNGIKFFNYEGYKLPDETEDEIEYYILKDKDVDKRPEGENIGKVTVLEEAAKLYTDYLKTTIDCDFTGLRIAVDTANGAAYKVAPEVLKELGAEVHVICHEPDGLNINLNCGSTHPETLQKLVKEVNADIGVAFDGDADRLIAVDEKCHIVDGDHIMNICAFNLKKHNKLKNDTVVATVMSNIGLDIAMKEQGCHVVKTKVGDRYVLEEMIAKNYSLGGEQSGHIIFLDHNTTGDGLLTALQLIATMKEEDKKISQLASMMIAYPQVLVNAKVRNENKEAYLQDEVIMKEIEKIEDKMAGEGRVLIRPSGTEPLVRVMLEGKDQEELNQLATDLAKLIESRLS; encoded by the coding sequence ATGGGAAAATTATTTGGTACTGATGGCGTAAGAGGAATTGCCAATAAAGAGCTTACACCTGAGTTAGCCTATAAGCTAGGTAGAATAGGAGCATATATCCTTTTAAAAGAAAAAGTCAAAGGAAAAGTAGTTATAGGAAAGGACACAAGAAAGTCTGGAGACCTTTTAGAAGCCGCTATGACGGCAGGATTTTTATCGATGGGAATAGATGTAATAAGTCTAGGTGTATTACCTACTCCAGCAGTGGCTTATTTGACAAGACATTTACAAGCTGACTGTGGTGTAGTGATTTCTGCATCCCATAATCCTGCAGAATATAATGGCATTAAGTTTTTTAATTATGAAGGCTATAAATTGCCAGATGAAACTGAAGATGAAATAGAATACTATATATTAAAGGATAAAGATGTAGATAAAAGACCTGAAGGAGAAAATATAGGTAAAGTTACTGTTTTAGAAGAGGCTGCAAAGCTTTATACAGATTACTTAAAGACTACGATAGACTGTGATTTTACTGGGCTTAGAATAGCTGTTGACACTGCCAATGGTGCAGCCTATAAAGTAGCTCCCGAAGTTCTAAAGGAATTAGGAGCAGAAGTACATGTGATTTGCCATGAGCCTGATGGTTTAAATATCAATTTAAACTGTGGCTCCACCCATCCCGAGACACTACAAAAGCTTGTAAAGGAAGTAAATGCAGATATTGGGGTTGCCTTTGATGGAGATGCTGACAGGTTAATTGCAGTAGATGAAAAGTGTCACATTGTAGACGGAGATCATATAATGAATATATGTGCTTTCAATCTAAAGAAACACAATAAGCTAAAAAATGATACTGTTGTGGCTACTGTTATGAGCAACATAGGTTTAGACATTGCCATGAAGGAGCAGGGTTGTCATGTAGTGAAGACAAAAGTAGGTGACAGATACGTTTTAGAAGAAATGATTGCTAAAAACTACTCCCTAGGAGGAGAACAGTCAGGACATATCATCTTCTTAGATCATAACACCACAGGAGATGGACTTTTAACTGCTCTACAACTGATTGCAACTATGAAAGAGGAAGATAAAAAAATATCTCAGCTGGCTTCTATGATGATTGCTTATCCTCAAGTTTTGGTAAATGCCAAGGTAAGGAATGAGAATAAGGAAGCTTATCTTCAGGATGAAGTTATTATGAAGGAAATTGAAAAAATTGAAGATAAAATGGCTGGAGAAGGCAGGGTATTAATTCGACCTTCAGGTACAGAGCCTCTAGTAAGGGTAATGTTAGAAGGAAAAGACCAAGAAGAATTAAATCAATTAGCTACGGACCTAGCAAAATTAATAGAGTCAAGATTAAGCTAA
- a CDS encoding putative polysaccharide biosynthesis protein — MKKKGFVYGSILLTFVNFLIRFIGFSYDVILSKLMGAEGIGLFQMMMPVLMIFLIITTAGIPTAVSKLIAEYSSKNNYDAVRKTYRVAVFFTLSLSIGLSLILISFRGFIGLRIFKNEDALRCIYFLPPALVLISITSVMRGYYYGLKMIGIASISEIVEHFTRFVIVIGLLYSIYPLDPILGAFIAICGISIGEFFDLVWLLFMQSRFTKRLPYTIPTSIKMTQLLRQILTISAPLTLSGLFHVILQFTNAILIPQRLMASGYTYSEAIATFGRVMGMAMPLTYLPYFVTSALVINIIPNLSEQVFVKNYKTAKNNIHLAIKITLLVSIPLTALYVFFSKPLAVYLYSDPKASESIYLLGFCTIFLAIQHTFSGILYGLGKQKNTTIHRMIGMSLQFAAVYYLVGNPSYGIYGYYTGFFLCTLSICILDFYTLWKMIKMKYQYTDLFIKPFFAAALMIILILQTQQWFLSINFHLSTSFIYSLIIGGLGYILVLFITKAVPRNLLGMLFRINK, encoded by the coding sequence TTGAAAAAGAAGGGTTTTGTCTATGGGTCTATTTTATTGACATTTGTTAATTTTCTTATCCGTTTTATTGGATTTAGCTATGATGTAATCTTATCAAAGCTTATGGGAGCTGAAGGCATTGGCTTATTTCAAATGATGATGCCGGTTCTTATGATTTTTCTTATTATTACTACTGCTGGTATTCCTACAGCTGTCTCTAAGCTAATCGCTGAATATAGTTCTAAAAATAACTATGATGCCGTTAGAAAAACTTATAGAGTAGCTGTATTCTTTACCTTGTCCCTATCCATCGGTCTCAGTTTGATCCTTATTTCATTCCGTGGATTTATTGGTTTAAGGATATTTAAAAATGAAGATGCCTTACGTTGTATTTATTTTCTTCCTCCAGCCCTCGTTTTGATTTCTATAACATCTGTCATGAGAGGCTATTATTATGGACTGAAAATGATAGGTATTGCCAGCATTTCTGAAATTGTGGAACACTTTACACGATTTGTTATTGTTATTGGCTTGTTGTATTCTATTTATCCATTAGATCCTATTCTAGGAGCCTTCATTGCCATTTGTGGGATTAGCATAGGTGAGTTTTTTGACTTGGTATGGTTGCTTTTCATGCAAAGCCGTTTTACTAAAAGACTCCCCTACACAATCCCTACTTCAATCAAGATGACCCAACTATTAAGGCAAATACTAACTATATCCGCCCCATTGACCCTGTCAGGACTTTTTCATGTTATTTTGCAATTCACCAATGCCATCTTAATACCCCAACGACTTATGGCTTCAGGATATACATATAGTGAAGCTATTGCAACTTTTGGAAGAGTCATGGGCATGGCCATGCCCTTAACATATCTTCCCTATTTCGTTACATCTGCCCTGGTCATCAATATTATTCCCAACTTATCAGAACAAGTCTTTGTGAAAAATTATAAAACAGCTAAAAACAATATCCACCTTGCTATAAAAATCACCCTATTGGTGTCTATCCCTCTAACAGCACTGTATGTTTTTTTCTCAAAGCCGTTAGCAGTTTATCTATATAGTGATCCTAAAGCCAGTGAATCAATATACCTCTTGGGTTTCTGTACTATTTTCCTAGCCATACAACATACTTTTTCAGGGATCTTATATGGTCTTGGAAAACAAAAAAATACTACAATTCATCGAATGATTGGTATGAGCCTTCAGTTCGCTGCTGTTTATTACCTTGTAGGCAATCCAAGCTACGGCATCTATGGTTATTATACGGGATTTTTCCTATGCACTTTGTCCATTTGTATATTGGATTTTTATACTTTATGGAAAATGATTAAAATGAAATACCAATATACAGATTTATTTATAAAGCCTTTTTTTGCTGCTGCTTTGATGATAATCTTGATTCTACAGACACAGCAGTGGTTTCTTTCAATAAATTTTCACCTTTCCACCAGTTTTATTTATAGTCTTATCATTGGTGGCTTAGGTTATATACTTGTCCTCTTTATTACAAAAGCAGTCCCAAGGAATTTATTGGGTATGTTATTCCGCATAAATAAATAA
- a CDS encoding helix-turn-helix domain-containing protein → MCKRKSYSADEKYEILKSYDDGLMTRNEILSKFGVHNRTIQDWRYMFNTYGIEGLKASKTWNRYSQELKESAVKDYLSGKYSLREI, encoded by the coding sequence ATGTGCAAAAGAAAAAGTTATTCAGCTGATGAGAAATACGAAATTCTAAAATCATACGATGATGGATTGATGACTAGAAATGAGATTCTTTCAAAATTTGGAGTCCACAACAGGACCATTCAAGATTGGCGATATATGTTTAATACTTATGGAATAGAAGGGTTAAAAGCATCAAAAACATGGAATAGGTATTCGCAAGAATTAAAGGAAAGCGCTGTTAAAGACTATTTATCTGGAAAATATTCTTTAAGAGAAATA
- a CDS encoding response regulator translates to MEKILIIDDNKDILQGLGEICKLKNWEPHLANNVNKGLAVLKAETIDIIIIDYHMPLINGLIGVKKIREIYKDIPIIVLTVDEDQELADKFLLAGANDFALKPIKIPDFLSRISVHLRHSKVHQGHKIQQQYPKGINEYTVEAIKEYMKNKKEAMTIDEVSEATGYAYQTTHRYINYLIEVNVVEIAQSIGKRGRPKQKYRYI, encoded by the coding sequence ATGGAAAAAATACTAATAATAGATGATAATAAAGATATTCTTCAAGGCTTGGGCGAAATATGTAAACTTAAAAACTGGGAACCCCATCTAGCTAATAATGTAAATAAGGGTTTAGCTGTGTTGAAGGCAGAGACTATAGATATTATCATCATAGATTATCATATGCCTCTTATAAATGGTTTGATAGGGGTAAAGAAAATACGTGAGATTTATAAGGATATACCAATTATTGTTTTGACTGTTGACGAAGATCAAGAATTAGCAGATAAGTTTTTATTGGCAGGAGCTAATGACTTTGCACTAAAGCCTATAAAAATACCTGATTTTTTATCACGAATTAGTGTGCATCTTAGACATAGCAAAGTTCATCAAGGCCATAAGATACAACAACAATATCCTAAGGGTATTAATGAATATACAGTTGAGGCAATAAAAGAATATATGAAAAATAAAAAAGAAGCCATGACTATTGATGAAGTTTCTGAAGCTACAGGATATGCTTATCAGACTACCCATAGATATATCAATTATCTAATTGAAGTAAATGTTGTTGAAATAGCCCAATCCATAGGCAAAAGAGGAAGACCAAAACAAAAATATAGATATATTTAG
- a CDS encoding sensor histidine kinase, which translates to MFYTMDISTDVKSKKSWAILKSKSLRNIGILFLLGLLMPRVFNSVSFPIYKYMYLSAINSDQGLLLIAAFMLIIMNSIRILPIYTATFALMEWIHKTINTSIKKFIYIFMVLMIIPSIYHLIYCIYDIRYNFGMTSILVISAMTIFSIREMKYISITKKSIFIIILLIGFQWLDIVPTLSDYGFGNGEISRDIKYISAIINTDSILTFISWFLFCIFTVNALLIYKIFVDQNKALIDIEITRKIKKELDEARLNNIKARSIEETQNLVHDLKTPLTTIQVYASLIEMTEIDVKCHDYAAKILSSVNQLNCMISEILQENKKRMVTIEELFDSILSQISTYDIADILKVNIACSADIIYMNKIRMSRAIINIIKNSIDSIDKENPMIDIQVTKNIDQINIKISDNGKGIQQEALSRIWERGFSTKNSFGIGLGFAKTVIENHNGTIAVNSTEGQKTQVLIELPCGFQKEIAES; encoded by the coding sequence GTGTTTTATACTATGGACATATCCACCGATGTGAAATCAAAAAAAAGCTGGGCTATATTAAAAAGCAAGAGTCTTAGAAATATAGGTATTCTATTTTTGCTAGGACTATTGATGCCAAGAGTTTTTAATTCAGTGTCATTCCCTATTTACAAATATATGTATTTAAGTGCTATTAATTCTGATCAAGGATTGCTGCTTATCGCTGCATTTATGTTGATTATAATGAATTCAATAAGAATACTTCCCATATATACAGCAACCTTTGCTTTGATGGAATGGATACATAAAACAATAAATACATCTATAAAAAAATTTATTTATATCTTTATGGTACTAATGATTATTCCCTCTATATATCATTTAATTTATTGTATCTATGATATCCGCTATAATTTTGGCATGACCTCTATCCTTGTTATTAGCGCAATGACTATTTTTAGTATTCGAGAAATGAAATATATTAGTATCACAAAAAAATCAATTTTTATTATTATTTTATTAATTGGGTTTCAATGGCTTGACATAGTACCAACTCTTTCTGATTATGGTTTTGGTAATGGTGAAATATCAAGAGATATTAAATATATTTCAGCAATTATCAATACAGACAGCATCCTTACTTTTATCTCATGGTTTTTATTCTGTATTTTTACTGTTAATGCTTTACTGATATATAAAATTTTTGTAGATCAAAACAAAGCTCTTATTGATATTGAAATTACCCGAAAAATAAAGAAAGAGTTGGATGAAGCAAGATTGAACAATATCAAAGCACGCTCCATAGAAGAAACACAGAACCTAGTACATGATCTAAAAACACCACTGACTACCATACAGGTCTATGCATCATTAATAGAAATGACTGAAATAGATGTAAAGTGCCATGATTATGCAGCAAAAATACTCTCCTCTGTTAATCAACTAAATTGTATGATTTCAGAGATTCTTCAAGAAAACAAAAAAAGAATGGTGACAATAGAAGAATTATTCGATAGTATTTTATCTCAAATATCAACTTATGATATTGCTGATATTTTGAAAGTAAATATAGCATGTAGCGCAGACATAATTTATATGAATAAAATTAGAATGTCTAGAGCTATTATTAATATCATTAAAAACAGTATAGATAGTATTGACAAAGAAAATCCGATGATTGACATCCAAGTCACAAAAAATATAGATCAAATTAACATCAAAATTTCTGATAATGGAAAAGGAATCCAACAGGAAGCCCTTTCAAGAATATGGGAAAGAGGTTTCAGTACAAAAAATTCCTTTGGTATTGGTTTAGGTTTTGCAAAAACTGTTATAGAGAATCATAATGGAACGATTGCTGTGAATTCAACTGAAGGACAGAAAACTCAAGTGCTGATAGAGCTTCCCTGTGGATTTCAAAAAGAAATAGCTGAATCATAG
- a CDS encoding CbiM family transporter, with protein sequence MHLADGVLSTPVIVASYGVSIASMAVAAKGIKDEEIPKISLMAGTFFAVSLISIPVPPTSVHPLLCGLIGIILGKKAPLAFFPALLLQALLFRHGGVTSLGANTVMLSIPAYLSHMLYQKIPMKKPAARGGIIGAISVVMTVIILIFLLALTDARFAAGDFSVVKIAMVGHAPLIIVEGIVTAFAVQFIDKNKKDWIEERVLV encoded by the coding sequence ATGCATTTAGCCGATGGAGTATTAAGTACCCCAGTGATTGTAGCATCATATGGGGTATCGATAGCCAGTATGGCGGTTGCAGCTAAGGGAATCAAGGATGAAGAGATTCCTAAAATAAGTTTAATGGCAGGAACATTTTTTGCAGTATCACTAATTTCTATTCCAGTTCCGCCTACCTCGGTACATCCGCTGTTATGTGGGCTAATCGGTATAATCCTTGGAAAAAAAGCACCTCTTGCCTTTTTTCCTGCACTATTGTTACAGGCCCTGTTATTTAGACATGGAGGAGTAACCTCATTGGGGGCAAATACCGTGATGCTGTCAATACCCGCATATTTATCCCATATGCTATATCAAAAAATACCTATGAAGAAACCTGCTGCTAGGGGAGGTATAATAGGTGCCATATCCGTTGTAATGACTGTGATTATACTGATTTTTTTACTGGCATTGACGGATGCCAGGTTTGCAGCGGGAGATTTTTCAGTTGTGAAAATTGCAATGGTAGGCCATGCACCGCTTATAATAGTAGAAGGTATTGTTACTGCCTTTGCAGTACAATTTATCGATAAAAACAAAAAAGATTGGATAGAAGAGAGGGTGCTTGTATGA
- a CDS encoding Ig-like domain-containing protein: MKTIVKRSIIFFLICLLLLIPTSSFAHGMLLKLEEPGVLKVEYDGGGFSPRTEVTIYDEEGNELGKGPVDEEGKFHFDPDLKVHSAVADDGMGHRAEYKEGVEEKSIPKVPVVIGVFAVIAVVFVIFNKKSKAQQQQ; this comes from the coding sequence ATGAAAACAATAGTAAAGAGAAGTATTATATTTTTTCTAATCTGCCTGCTTCTTTTGATACCTACCTCCTCCTTTGCCCATGGAATGCTTTTAAAGCTGGAGGAGCCAGGAGTATTAAAGGTGGAATATGATGGTGGGGGTTTTTCACCAAGAACCGAAGTCACCATCTATGATGAAGAAGGCAATGAGTTGGGCAAGGGACCAGTAGATGAAGAGGGTAAATTTCATTTTGATCCAGACCTGAAGGTTCATAGCGCTGTGGCCGATGATGGTATGGGCCATAGAGCCGAATATAAGGAAGGTGTTGAAGAAAAGAGCATACCAAAGGTACCAGTAGTAATTGGTGTGTTTGCAGTGATAGCGGTTGTCTTTGTTATATTTAATAAAAAATCAAAAGCACAACAGCAGCAATAG
- the pgsW gene encoding poly-gamma-glutamate system protein has translation MKNRILFVLLVILLLGYTFLEYSKIKDKDLLYDKKVAASQHLERIFQQVKIYRLEIDGRIDTSIDINETGIVGPRYTYITTTLGSLESKRTTTNPHIAAMVVQMMVEAGLRKGDTVAVNASGSFPALNLAVIAAAEVLELDVLLISSIGSSTYGANDPRLTYLDMEQRLLEDGFINTSSIAYSYGGADDIGKDMDQKLLEEIGKRHQDKSFIYIKDYDENINERLKIYYTHDPNIALFINIGGNIVGLGKKDLGYGLENGYINPKLKLNYNDIGLAGNFLSRGIGVINLLDIKDLATEYGIQIDPIPIPNIAVEEIYFRYHYNRSIGILLLLIGGSGVLYYGHIHRCEIKKKLGYIKKQES, from the coding sequence ATGAAAAATAGAATATTATTTGTTTTACTTGTAATTTTACTATTAGGATATACCTTCCTCGAATATTCAAAAATAAAAGATAAAGATTTGCTTTATGATAAAAAAGTAGCTGCCAGTCAACATTTAGAAAGAATATTTCAGCAGGTAAAAATCTATCGTTTAGAAATTGACGGTAGAATTGATACCTCTATTGATATTAATGAAACAGGTATCGTGGGTCCAAGATACACTTATATTACAACTACCCTTGGCTCTCTGGAGTCTAAAAGAACTACCACTAATCCCCATATTGCAGCTATGGTTGTTCAGATGATGGTGGAAGCAGGATTAAGAAAAGGAGATACCGTTGCAGTAAATGCTTCAGGATCATTTCCTGCTCTAAACCTTGCAGTTATTGCAGCTGCAGAAGTGCTGGAATTAGATGTTTTACTCATATCATCTATTGGCTCATCTACCTACGGAGCAAATGACCCAAGATTGACCTATTTAGACATGGAACAGAGATTATTAGAAGATGGGTTTATCAACACATCAAGTATAGCCTATTCTTATGGTGGGGCAGATGATATCGGGAAAGACATGGATCAAAAATTATTAGAAGAGATAGGTAAACGTCATCAAGATAAAAGCTTTATTTATATAAAAGACTATGATGAAAATATCAATGAGCGATTAAAAATCTACTATACTCACGATCCTAATATTGCTCTTTTTATAAATATTGGCGGTAATATCGTTGGTCTTGGAAAAAAAGATTTGGGTTATGGGCTGGAGAATGGTTATATTAATCCAAAACTTAAGCTGAATTATAATGATATAGGATTAGCAGGAAATTTTTTAAGTCGCGGTATTGGTGTTATAAATCTTCTAGATATTAAAGACCTAGCTACTGAATACGGTATTCAAATAGATCCCATTCCTATACCCAATATTGCAGTTGAAGAAATTTATTTTAGATATCATTATAATAGAAGTATTGGCATTTTATTATTACTTATTGGAGGAAGTGGTGTTTTATACTATGGACATATCCACCGATGTGAAATCAAAAAAAAGCTGGGCTATATTAAAAAGCAAGAGTCTTAG
- a CDS encoding energy-coupling factor transporter transmembrane component T family protein: MRAENTMVSLFILLFYISFIDSYRLLAITAGIAVVYSISICKSKYFIRLIKPVLPFVILMLLPIIIRYILRNTLEDIDFTIMIIGKILISSIILGTVVAKHSALYLVDGILNIGLPRIFNRILALTFRYFHMINEDVQIGRKALSSRGMGERKGLSSLSIFGEWIGGFFLKSTHHSDMVFNAMKSRGFQGESRNEKIKNKGLIIECCILILFLTMVLIIDGKV; the protein is encoded by the coding sequence ATCCGGGCTGAAAATACGATGGTTAGTCTTTTTATTCTTCTATTTTATATATCCTTTATAGATAGCTATAGATTATTGGCAATAACTGCTGGGATTGCTGTTGTATACTCCATCAGCATCTGTAAAAGCAAATATTTTATAAGGCTGATAAAACCAGTATTGCCCTTTGTAATTTTGATGCTGCTACCCATCATAATAAGGTATATACTAAGAAACACCCTGGAAGATATAGATTTCACAATAATGATTATTGGTAAAATTTTAATTTCCTCTATTATACTGGGAACCGTTGTCGCTAAGCATTCAGCCCTTTATCTAGTGGATGGAATACTAAACATCGGCTTACCTCGAATATTTAACAGGATATTGGCACTTACCTTTAGGTACTTTCATATGATCAATGAAGATGTACAGATAGGTAGAAAAGCATTAAGCAGTAGAGGAATGGGGGAAAGGAAAGGACTATCATCCCTTAGTATTTTTGGTGAATGGATTGGAGGGTTTTTCCTAAAAAGTACCCATCACAGTGATATGGTCTTTAATGCAATGAAGTCCAGAGGTTTTCAAGGAGAGTCAAGAAATGAAAAAATTAAAAATAAGGGCCTAATTATTGAATGTTGTATACTAATTCTGTTTTTGACCATGGTGTTAATAATTGATGGGAAGGTGTAA
- a CDS encoding energy-coupling factor ABC transporter ATP-binding protein, translating into MVIKIRDLSFTYPNNHRGLIDVSLDIESGKKTAILGVNGSGKSTLLYHLNGITLPQTGSVEVLNMDVKEKNLRKIRREVGFLFDYPDHQLFSTTVYRDIKFGLDNYKYPEKQKDECIRKAARALRIEELLEYPPYQLSLGQKKKVAIAGLIVLEPSIILCDEPFSGLDGYTLIYFKELLNDWVKEGKTIVFSTHDVDLTYEWADNVIILRDGKVLKSGTASEVLTKEETYLEAGLVKPMLYDLFQDSEYKPQNIREAKEHLSKKFAY; encoded by the coding sequence ATGGTAATCAAAATTAGAGACTTAAGTTTTACTTATCCAAATAATCACAGGGGATTAATCGATGTGAGTTTAGATATTGAAAGTGGCAAAAAAACTGCGATACTAGGGGTCAATGGCAGTGGCAAGTCGACTCTACTGTATCATTTAAATGGTATCACCCTACCTCAAACAGGTTCGGTAGAAGTATTAAATATGGATGTAAAGGAAAAAAATCTTAGGAAAATCAGACGAGAGGTAGGCTTTTTATTTGATTATCCCGATCATCAATTATTTTCGACAACTGTTTATCGGGACATTAAGTTTGGATTAGACAACTATAAATATCCTGAAAAGCAAAAGGATGAGTGTATAAGAAAAGCTGCCAGGGCCCTACGAATTGAAGAACTATTGGAGTATCCTCCCTATCAGCTGAGTCTAGGACAAAAAAAGAAAGTGGCAATAGCTGGATTAATCGTTTTGGAGCCAAGTATAATTCTTTGTGATGAACCTTTTTCAGGGCTGGATGGGTATACACTGATTTATTTTAAAGAATTGCTAAATGATTGGGTAAAGGAAGGAAAAACAATTGTGTTTTCAACTCATGATGTGGATTTAACCTATGAATGGGCGGATAACGTGATTATTTTGAGGGATGGTAAGGTTCTTAAAAGCGGAACTGCATCGGAGGTCTTAACTAAGGAAGAGACCTATTTAGAAGCAGGTCTTGTAAAGCCTATGCTGTATGATTTATTCCAAGACAGTGAATACAAACCCCAAAATATAAGGGAAGCCAAAGAACATCTAAGTAAAAAATTTGCCTATTAA
- the glmS gene encoding glutamine--fructose-6-phosphate transaminase (isomerizing), producing the protein MCGIVGYIGKKEVAPILIEGLQKLEYRGYDSAGVAIYSDNDVVVRKYKGRLSVLEEHLNKEKIPGTLGIGHTRWATHGEPNDINAHPHTNYAGDIAVVHNGIIENYVKIREWLIKEGKVFETEVDTEVIAHLIDYYYEDDLVEAVQKSVRRMEGAYAIGVISKKNPDKLVAVRKDSPLVVGIGNGENFIASDIPALLKHTRNVYFLNDGEMAVLDENNITLLNEFGHKIEREVFEVTWDIEAAEKGGYEYFMLKEIYEQPKAIKETLSPRVDKENHIVLDDIKLTKEDLEKINKVMIVACGTAYHAGLVGRYAIEKFAKIPVETDVASEFRYRDPFVDENTLFIAISQSGETADTLAALREAKAKGARVMAVTNVVGSRISREADDVFYTWAGPEIAVASTKAYTTQLIAMYLIALNMGIKKGTISKEKYNTVLNELKALPQKAEKLLENKQLIQELADKQFNNQNVFYIGRGIDDHVGREGSLKLKEISYIHSEAIAAGELKHGTIALIEEGTLVVALATQDHLYDKMLSNIQEVRARGAYVIAVAKEGNEEAEKAADVVIYIPDTIDELTPVLSVIPLQVFAYYVAVARGTDVDKPKNLAKSVTVE; encoded by the coding sequence ATGTGTGGAATTGTTGGATATATAGGAAAAAAAGAAGTAGCACCTATTTTAATAGAGGGTTTACAAAAACTAGAATATAGAGGATATGATTCTGCCGGTGTAGCCATTTATAGTGACAATGATGTTGTTGTCAGAAAATACAAGGGTAGACTTAGTGTATTAGAAGAGCATTTGAATAAAGAAAAAATACCAGGAACATTAGGAATCGGTCATACGAGATGGGCTACCCACGGAGAACCCAATGATATCAATGCCCATCCCCATACCAACTATGCAGGAGATATCGCAGTGGTACACAATGGCATTATTGAAAATTATGTAAAAATAAGGGAATGGTTGATTAAAGAGGGTAAAGTATTTGAGACAGAGGTAGATACAGAAGTAATAGCTCATTTAATAGACTATTATTATGAAGATGACTTGGTGGAAGCAGTGCAAAAATCAGTTCGTAGAATGGAAGGTGCCTATGCCATAGGTGTCATCAGTAAGAAAAACCCTGATAAATTAGTGGCAGTTAGAAAAGACAGTCCTTTGGTAGTAGGTATTGGCAATGGTGAAAACTTCATCGCTTCTGACATCCCAGCGTTATTAAAGCATACACGAAATGTATATTTCTTAAATGACGGAGAAATGGCAGTTTTAGATGAAAACAATATTACATTATTAAACGAATTTGGCCATAAGATAGAGAGAGAAGTATTTGAAGTGACTTGGGATATCGAGGCGGCAGAAAAAGGTGGCTACGAGTATTTTATGCTTAAAGAAATTTATGAACAACCAAAAGCCATAAAGGAAACCTTATCTCCAAGAGTAGATAAAGAAAATCATATTGTTCTAGATGATATTAAACTAACAAAGGAAGATTTAGAAAAAATTAATAAAGTAATGATTGTAGCCTGTGGAACAGCCTATCATGCAGGATTAGTAGGTCGATATGCTATAGAAAAGTTTGCTAAGATTCCAGTGGAGACGGATGTGGCATCAGAATTTAGATATAGAGATCCATTTGTAGATGAAAACACCTTGTTTATCGCAATAAGTCAATCGGGAGAAACTGCAGATACATTGGCAGCTTTAAGGGAGGCAAAGGCAAAGGGTGCTAGAGTAATGGCAGTAACCAATGTGGTGGGAAGCAGAATTTCAAGAGAAGCTGATGATGTTTTCTACACTTGGGCAGGTCCAGAAATCGCTGTAGCTTCTACAAAGGCCTATACAACTCAATTGATAGCCATGTATTTAATTGCCCTAAATATGGGAATAAAAAAGGGTACTATTTCAAAAGAAAAATATAATACAGTACTAAATGAATTAAAAGCCTTGCCACAAAAGGCAGAAAAACTATTAGAAAATAAACAGTTGATCCAAGAATTAGCTGATAAACAATTTAATAATCAAAACGTATTCTACATTGGTAGAGGGATTGATGATCATGTCGGTAGAGAAGGTTCATTGAAACTAAAGGAAATTTCCTATATCCACTCCGAGGCTATTGCTGCAGGAGAATTAAAGCATGGAACCATTGCTTTAATCGAGGAAGGAACATTAGTAGTAGCCCTAGCTACACAAGATCACCTATACGACAAAATGCTTTCAAATATCCAAGAGGTTAGGGCTAGAGGTGCTTATGTAATAGCGGTAGCAAAGGAAGGTAATGAAGAAGCAGAAAAAGCTGCAGATGTTGTGATTTATATACCAGATACAATAGATGAATTAACACCAGTTCTTTCAGTAATTCCATTACAGGTATTTGCTTATTATGTAGCAGTGGCTAGAGGTACTGACGTCGATAAGCCTAAAAATTTAGCCAAATCGGTCACTGTCGAATAA